GTCACAGTAATTAAAGTTCCAGGACCGCGGTCAATTTCCTTTTCTATCAACGGACACAATTCTTTTTTTATTAACTCCCCCACTCTTAAAACCCTATAGCTCATTTTAATGATTAAAGAAATAAAGGTCGTCGCCCACCGCTAAATTATTTTTAGCCTCCACAACGACTCCACACTGCTTTCCGCATTCTACTTTATCCACATCGCCGCGGTTATGTTGCAAATTAATAATTTTGCCCTGACCGATTCGTTTTTCTTCCCGCATAATATCAAAACGCGCTTTAAGGTTAAGCATTCCTTTGGTTACCTCTCCGCCTACTAGCTGGTTTCCATGAACCGAATTAAAAACTTGTAATACATGCATAATACTATTCGGTTCGATAACTTTATTCTTTTCCTTGCTTTCATGCACTAATCCAGTTACAAAGTCTACAATTTGATAAAGAATATCCGCCTTAAAAACTTTAAGATTATTATTGGCAAGAAAACTAGTAGCCGCCGCTTGTTCTTTGACCCTAAAGGCAATTACGGTTGCGCCAGTAAAAAAAGCCAATTTTACATCTGTTTCATTCAAATCGCCCACTTCTGCTTTTAAATAATTGAACTTTACCCCTTCGCTTTGGGCAACTTTATCTAAGCTGCTGGTAATCGGTTCGAGAGACCCCTCTACATCCGCCTTAATCACAAAATTAAAGACGTCTTCCTCTTGAGCCTCGCCACTTTCTGCTGCAGCAATAGTTTTTTGGCAAGCCAAGGCCTTCTCTTTCATAATCTGTTCCGCCAAGGCTCTATCATCTTTCAAAAGTTCTTTTAAATCCTCTTTTCTGCCCGCATAAAATTCTTCACCCACTAATGGCAAGCTGTCAAAGCCCGTCACTCTAACAGGCATAGAGGCTTGAGCGGAAGGAATGTTTTCTCCCCTAAAATCTTCTATGATTTTAGCTTTCCCCTCCACCGTCACTGTGGCAATATCATCCCCTTGATGAAGGATGCCGTCTTTCATAAGAATAACGGCGCTATTGCCCCTTTGTTTGTCTAACCAACTTTCTATCACGATTCCTTTGGCCCGAGCTTTAAGATTAGTCGTAAGATTCGCCATATCTGCCATGAGAAGGATTATGTCCAAAAGCTCTTCTACCCCTCGCCCCTCTTTGGCGGAAATCAAATTCACTGGCACTTCACCGCCCCAATCCTCTACAAAAACTTTATTATCAGCTAACTGTTTTTTGATGTTCTCAACATTAATATCGGGCCTATCAATTTTGTTGATGGCTACTACAAAGGGAATTTTAGCTCTTAAAATGTGCCCCAAAGCGTTAAGCGTTTGTGGCATTACACCTTCATCGGCAGCAATCACTAAAACAGCTACATCTGCCACTTGGGCGCCACGAGAACGCATTTCCGAAAAAGCCTCATGACCGGGGGTATCCAAGAAAGTGATCTTTCTGTCGGTAGCCATGCCATTCATGTCTGTCGCCTGAATCACAGCTTCGTAAGCACCTATATGTTGAGTAATCGCTCCACTTTCTTTGGCCGCTACATGGGTATGGCGAATATAATCCAAGAGAGTTGTTTTTCCGTGGTCAATATGCCCCATGATAACAACTACGGGGGCACGAGAAACGATGTCAGGATTTTTAATTGTGTTTTTGTCCTTGCTGGTTGTCATAAAAATATGTCTTGTCAGATTATTTAAAAATCCGTACGCGTGAGAGTATACCAAAAAAACCCTTATTTCACAAGGAAATTCAATAAAATAGCCCTTTCTGAGGAGTTATTTTTTAAAATCGATAATTTATAGAAATTTTATAGTCTGAAGCCGAAAACCGTTCTTTGGCAAATTCCGCCATTTTATAGGGCTGGTATTCTTTACAGCTAAAGACATCTAAATAAATGGCTTGCGAAGCATTGGCAAAATGGGCAGAAACAAGAGAGGTTTCTATCAACTGGGTCATAGAAAAACCAAACACTCTCTCGTTCTCTCCGAAATTAACGATAGTTGTTTCCCCGTATCGTTGCATGCCTATCAGCGTGCACAAATCACGCACAAAATTTTTTATGTAGTCCGGGTCGGTCATCTTTCCCAAATCGCAATTTTTCAGGTCGACTGAAACCGCCAATCCCCAAGGATTTTTCTCTTGGTATTCTTTTATCACAGCTTCATCTTTCTTCTCCTGCTCTTCTGTCATAGATATAAATCTTTTAAAATTAAACAAAAACAATAATAAATCAAAATCAATTTTTATGCCAGTGGCTAGCATTACAAAATAGTTTACTTAAAAATACGGACAAGGTATGAGGAGAAAATAATTGTTCCCACCAAAGCCGATAGAATGCAAAAAATCAATACTATGCCAGCCGCGATATCTTTGAGAGCTCTGACTTTTAAAGAATAGCTGGGTTCTAAAAAGTCAGCCACTTTTTCTATGTAGGTATTAAACATTTCCAAACCCAGAACTGCTCCGATAAGCATAAGAATTAAAGCCCAATGCGTGGGCGTTAAACGCACAAAAATGCCGGTGGCAATCACGAGAGCAGTTATCCCGAGCATTATTTTGAAATTCCGCTCTTTCAAAGCAATTCTAATGCCACGAAAAGCATCCTTAAAACTATGAAAAAGACTTTTTGAATAAGGGCTCATATTATACTCTCAAAAACTCTCTCTGTTGTTCTCTAATAGTATACAATTAAATTCTTATCTTAGAAAATAAACGGCCTCCGATCAGAAACAAAACTGAAGTTAATACGCTAAGCACAATAAAATCTTTAGCCAACCCAAATTGGTAAATACCCGTCAAACAGCCTCTGAGGCCATCGACTCCGTAAGTCAAAATATCTCCCCTAGACAAAAAACTGAGTGTTTTGGGAAAGCTGCCGGATGGGAATAGCGCCCCCGACAAGAAAAACAGGGGCATTACCATAAAATTCATTATCATCTGAAAGCCCTGCATATCATCCAAAAGAGAAGCAATAGCAGTGCCAAGAGCGGTAAAAAAGATGGCAATGAGACAAATAAAGAGAAGAGCACCCAAGAGAGAGCCAATAGAAATGACACGAAATCCCACTAGGAAAGAAATAGCCAAAACAAGAATTCCTTGAAAAATAGCTGTGGTGGCTCCGCCCAAAGTTCGTCCAATCATGATGTTAATCCGAGAAACTGGCGCTACTAATGTTTC
The Candidatus Paceibacterota bacterium genome window above contains:
- the infB gene encoding translation initiation factor IF-2, with translation MTTSKDKNTIKNPDIVSRAPVVVIMGHIDHGKTTLLDYIRHTHVAAKESGAITQHIGAYEAVIQATDMNGMATDRKITFLDTPGHEAFSEMRSRGAQVADVAVLVIAADEGVMPQTLNALGHILRAKIPFVVAINKIDRPDINVENIKKQLADNKVFVEDWGGEVPVNLISAKEGRGVEELLDIILLMADMANLTTNLKARAKGIVIESWLDKQRGNSAVILMKDGILHQGDDIATVTVEGKAKIIEDFRGENIPSAQASMPVRVTGFDSLPLVGEEFYAGRKEDLKELLKDDRALAEQIMKEKALACQKTIAAAESGEAQEEDVFNFVIKADVEGSLEPITSSLDKVAQSEGVKFNYLKAEVGDLNETDVKLAFFTGATVIAFRVKEQAAATSFLANNNLKVFKADILYQIVDFVTGLVHESKEKNKVIEPNSIMHVLQVFNSVHGNQLVGGEVTKGMLNLKARFDIMREEKRIGQGKIINLQHNRGDVDKVECGKQCGVVVEAKNNLAVGDDLYFFNH
- a CDS encoding S-adenosylmethionine decarboxylase is translated as MTEEQEKKDEAVIKEYQEKNPWGLAVSVDLKNCDLGKMTDPDYIKNFVRDLCTLIGMQRYGETTIVNFGENERVFGFSMTQLIETSLVSAHFANASQAIYLDVFSCKEYQPYKMAEFAKERFSASDYKISINYRF
- a CDS encoding diacylglycerol kinase family protein is translated as MSPYSKSLFHSFKDAFRGIRIALKERNFKIMLGITALVIATGIFVRLTPTHWALILMLIGAVLGLEMFNTYIEKVADFLEPSYSLKVRALKDIAAGIVLIFCILSALVGTIIFSSYLVRIFK
- a CDS encoding ABC transporter permease translates to MNTIYILWLRQVKRWLRSRSRIIGSLVQPILYLVAFSYGFGPVFQRAGEGNYLQFLAPGIIAMSVLFSALFSGIDIIWDKQFGFLKETLVAPVSRINIMIGRTLGGATTAIFQGILVLAISFLVGFRVISIGSLLGALLFICLIAIFFTALGTAIASLLDDMQGFQMIMNFMVMPLFFLSGALFPSGSFPKTLSFLSRGDILTYGVDGLRGCLTGIYQFGLAKDFIVLSVLTSVLFLIGGRLFSKIRI